The following coding sequences are from one Methanosarcina sp. WWM596 window:
- a CDS encoding CBS domain-containing protein: MELTPIQKDIIITLINLQRQKDRAIKGEEIAEVIQRNPGTVRNQMQLLKALGLVEGVPGPKGGYKPTGAAYDSLRIQQLKNESVVPLYRNNVIVNGATAAEISFTTVRNPDACSGVIRVIGNIKDFVMDDKLQVGPTPVNRLIVRGEVTGRDDTNNSILFNITEMISLPKKHVKHYMKYPPLLVNLNASIQEATRLFIRNNVHGAPVEDKGKIVGIITYTDIAHAIAQGKPNVKVKDIMTKELITVDGDMQLYDVVKLFHKYNVGRLIVTINGVPKGTLSKTDVLNELAVY, from the coding sequence ATGGAACTCACTCCGATTCAAAAAGATATTATTATTACATTAATCAACCTTCAGCGGCAAAAAGACAGGGCAATTAAAGGGGAAGAAATTGCTGAAGTTATCCAGCGAAACCCTGGAACAGTCCGCAACCAGATGCAGTTATTAAAGGCACTTGGGCTGGTTGAAGGTGTACCCGGGCCAAAGGGGGGATATAAACCAACAGGGGCAGCATATGATTCTTTACGCATCCAGCAATTGAAAAATGAATCCGTAGTCCCTCTCTACAGGAATAATGTTATCGTTAATGGGGCAACAGCTGCGGAAATCAGTTTTACGACTGTCCGGAATCCCGATGCCTGTAGTGGGGTAATCAGGGTAATAGGAAATATAAAGGACTTTGTAATGGACGATAAGCTTCAGGTAGGCCCAACACCTGTAAATCGTCTCATAGTCCGTGGAGAAGTTACAGGAAGGGACGACACTAATAACTCAATCCTTTTTAACATTACAGAAATGATCTCCCTGCCTAAAAAACATGTCAAACATTATATGAAGTATCCCCCGCTGCTTGTGAATCTCAATGCCAGTATTCAGGAAGCAACAAGGCTTTTTATCCGGAATAACGTACATGGAGCCCCCGTGGAAGACAAAGGAAAAATCGTAGGGATAATTACCTACACTGATATTGCGCATGCCATTGCCCAGGGAAAGCCCAATGTCAAGGTCAAAGACATAATGACAAAAGAGCTGATAACCGTTGATGGGGATATGCAGCTCTATGATGTGGTAAAACTCTTCCATAAATATAACGTGGGAAGGCTTATTGTAACAATCAACGGAGTTCCAAAAGGAACCCTATCAAAAACCGACGTGCTGAATGAACTTGCGGTATATTGA
- a CDS encoding 3-isopropylmalate dehydratase large subunit, with translation MTVSEKIFSKASGTPVKAGDFVLANIDLAMTHDITGPLAVQGFYEIMRDEEEKKVWDPSKIVIIFDHQVPADSINAAENHIMLRKFAKEQGILNYDVYEGVCHQVLPEKGHVLPGDLIVGSDSHTCAYGSLGAFSTGIGSTDMAAVFATGKLWFKVPETFRFEVEGKLPKRVYSKDLILHLIGDVGVEGARYMAAEYAGSTIRSLSIPERMTMSNMAIEMGGKAGIIEADEVTEAYLKERIPGYKLDPYWKSDEGAKYLDIRHYDVSNLEPQIACPHNVDNVKPVTEVEGTKIDQIFMGSCTNGRFEDIKLMADIMGDEPIAKGVRLLVVPASRTEYMKLLKTGYIEKLMNAGAIVESPCCGPCMGGSFGLLGPGEVGLATSNRNFKGREGSAESFVYLSSPATAGASALTGEITDPRKV, from the coding sequence ATGACCGTTTCGGAGAAGATCTTTTCGAAGGCCTCTGGAACTCCCGTGAAAGCCGGGGATTTTGTACTGGCAAACATAGACCTGGCAATGACCCACGACATCACAGGTCCGCTGGCAGTCCAGGGCTTTTACGAAATCATGAGAGATGAAGAAGAAAAAAAAGTATGGGACCCCAGCAAAATAGTAATCATATTCGATCACCAGGTCCCTGCAGACTCAATTAATGCCGCAGAAAACCATATTATGCTAAGGAAGTTTGCAAAAGAGCAGGGTATTTTAAACTATGATGTGTATGAAGGAGTTTGCCACCAGGTTCTTCCCGAAAAAGGGCATGTGCTGCCCGGAGATCTGATTGTAGGTTCTGACTCCCATACCTGTGCATACGGGTCTTTGGGGGCATTTTCTACCGGCATAGGGTCTACTGACATGGCAGCTGTTTTTGCCACAGGCAAACTCTGGTTCAAAGTTCCTGAAACCTTCCGTTTTGAAGTCGAAGGTAAACTGCCGAAGCGCGTTTACTCCAAAGACCTTATCCTGCATCTTATTGGGGATGTAGGAGTAGAAGGCGCCAGGTATATGGCTGCCGAGTATGCTGGTTCGACAATTCGCTCCCTCTCAATCCCTGAGCGCATGACCATGTCCAACATGGCAATCGAAATGGGAGGAAAGGCAGGAATCATTGAAGCAGATGAAGTTACCGAAGCATACCTCAAAGAGCGTATACCAGGCTACAAACTTGATCCTTACTGGAAGTCTGATGAAGGTGCTAAATATCTGGATATAAGGCATTACGATGTTTCTAACCTTGAACCCCAGATAGCCTGCCCTCACAATGTCGATAACGTAAAGCCGGTAACTGAAGTAGAAGGCACAAAAATTGACCAGATCTTTATGGGATCCTGCACAAACGGCAGGTTCGAAGACATCAAGCTCATGGCGGATATTATGGGTGACGAACCGATTGCAAAAGGTGTGCGTCTTCTTGTTGTGCCTGCTTCAAGGACAGAATACATGAAACTGTTAAAAACCGGATATATTGAAAAACTCATGAATGCCGGAGCAATCGTAGAATCTCCCTGCTGCGGACCATGCATGGGCGGCTCTTTCGGCCTCCTCGGCCCGGGAGAAGTTGGCCTTGCGACCTCCAACCGCAACTTCAAGGGTAGAGAAGGAAGTGCAGAGTCATTTGTGTACCTTTCTTCCCCTGCAACAGCAGGAGCATCAGCCCTCACAGGAGAAATTACCGACCCCAGGAAGGTTTAA
- the rnz gene encoding ribonuclease Z, with the protein MLRITFLGTGGSLPTRNRNPSAVMVNREGELILFDCGEGTQQQMMRAKTGMMSLSSIFVSHFHADHFLGIPGLIQTMSFLGRKEPLTIYGPEGTKEFTELFKALGYFNLKYEIRGVKLSPGDTVEGESYVIRALETEHSIPSLGYSLIENPRPGRFNREKAVAIGVPPGPLFSKLQKGKPVEVGGKVVRPEEVMGIPRPGRTIVYSGDTRPCEAVLEASRDADLLIHDGSFADEMADWAEESMHSTAGEVAALAKEAGVRKLVLTHISSRYTDDVEPILRDSKKVFENVIVADDLMELEIPYRPE; encoded by the coding sequence ATGCTTCGCATAACTTTTCTTGGCACTGGAGGGTCCCTCCCGACCCGTAACAGAAATCCGTCAGCAGTAATGGTCAATAGAGAAGGGGAACTTATACTCTTTGACTGTGGAGAAGGCACCCAGCAGCAGATGATGCGGGCAAAAACGGGGATGATGAGTCTGTCCTCCATTTTTGTCAGTCATTTTCATGCCGATCATTTTCTCGGAATTCCTGGCCTCATTCAAACTATGTCTTTTCTGGGCAGGAAAGAGCCGTTGACGATCTATGGTCCTGAAGGGACAAAAGAGTTTACCGAGCTCTTTAAGGCCCTTGGTTATTTTAACCTTAAATACGAAATCCGGGGTGTGAAACTGAGCCCAGGAGACACTGTAGAAGGGGAAAGCTATGTGATCCGGGCTTTAGAGACCGAACACAGCATCCCGAGTCTTGGCTATTCCCTTATCGAAAACCCCCGGCCCGGACGTTTTAACCGGGAAAAGGCAGTCGCGATTGGCGTCCCTCCTGGTCCCCTTTTTTCAAAACTGCAAAAAGGAAAGCCTGTAGAAGTGGGCGGAAAGGTTGTAAGGCCCGAAGAAGTAATGGGAATTCCCAGGCCTGGAAGGACAATTGTGTACAGCGGAGATACCAGGCCCTGTGAAGCCGTGTTGGAGGCGAGCAGGGATGCCGACCTCCTTATCCATGACGGCAGTTTCGCTGATGAGATGGCAGACTGGGCGGAAGAATCCATGCATTCGACAGCAGGTGAGGTTGCAGCCCTTGCAAAAGAAGCCGGAGTCAGGAAACTGGTCCTTACCCATATAAGTTCGCGTTATACTGATGATGTGGAGCCTATCCTGAGAGACTCAAAAAAAGTGTTTGAAAATGTTATTGTAGCCGATGACCTGATGGAACTTGAGATACCATACAGACCTGAGTGA
- a CDS encoding NOG1 family protein — MMIFEKIHTVPTSEELTNKAFKRAARAMSGKTIEGRDSRLRANESMVLTAANIFTDNLANIVRRFPSFEQLPTFYYELTDVLVGIEKLKMSLASVDWASRKIHEVARSYVGKIREADLPEPVRKEAFGRIASIVKSINKDLLFLNEARNILRKLPDVHDEPTIVIAGYPNVGKSSFVSKITGATPEIAAYPFTTKGVAIGHFIRNNIRYQVMDTPGLLDRPMAERNNIERQAITAIRFLDAVVMFMIDPSESCGYEIEDQNRLLAEIKENFNLPMLVVANKADRPEFRKMDEIELNISTITGEGIEEVMGKLLEMIEEKRLRSEPSLEEPSLEEPSLEEPSLEEQDKESII, encoded by the coding sequence ATGATGATCTTCGAGAAAATTCACACAGTTCCTACTTCCGAGGAGTTAACTAATAAAGCTTTTAAACGGGCAGCAAGAGCTATGTCCGGGAAAACTATTGAGGGGAGGGACAGCCGTCTCAGAGCCAATGAGTCCATGGTACTGACGGCTGCAAACATTTTCACTGATAACCTTGCAAATATAGTCAGGCGTTTCCCAAGTTTTGAACAGTTGCCTACATTCTATTATGAATTAACCGACGTCCTTGTAGGCATCGAAAAGCTCAAGATGTCTCTGGCATCCGTTGACTGGGCAAGCAGGAAGATCCATGAAGTTGCAAGAAGCTATGTTGGAAAAATTCGGGAGGCCGATCTTCCCGAGCCTGTCCGAAAAGAAGCCTTCGGAAGGATTGCATCCATTGTCAAATCCATTAACAAGGACCTTCTCTTTCTGAATGAAGCCAGAAACATTCTCAGAAAACTCCCTGATGTCCATGACGAGCCAACGATTGTAATCGCTGGCTATCCCAATGTAGGAAAGTCAAGTTTTGTTTCAAAGATTACAGGTGCAACCCCTGAAATTGCGGCATATCCTTTTACAACAAAAGGAGTAGCCATAGGTCACTTCATACGGAACAACATCCGTTATCAGGTTATGGACACCCCGGGTCTCCTTGACCGCCCCATGGCTGAGAGAAACAATATTGAACGCCAGGCAATTACCGCAATCCGCTTCCTGGACGCAGTTGTAATGTTCATGATTGACCCGAGTGAAAGTTGTGGATATGAAATTGAGGACCAGAACCGCCTGCTTGCTGAAATCAAGGAAAACTTTAATCTTCCCATGCTTGTGGTTGCCAACAAAGCTGACAGACCGGAGTTCAGAAAAATGGATGAGATCGAGCTGAACATATCTACAATTACCGGAGAAGGAATAGAAGAGGTAATGGGAAAGCTTCTGGAGATGATAGAAGAAAAGCGCCTTCGTTCAGAACCATCATTAGAAGAACCATCATTAGAAGAACCATCATTAGAAGAACCATCATTAGAAGAGCAGGATAAGGAATCAATTATCTGA
- a CDS encoding cytochrome c biogenesis CcdA family protein: MKKRSVCLLPVTKGTLVFISLFLLLSPVSGLTISAANRSNGYFYGNVNTIEVLLLETLETPALLFTPESLDLLTGSRENKNKNLEKISPFLILAAGILAGFNPCLLAVMAFLASVTFAQQGGRKEMLKITLGFSTGIFTMYMFAGIGILSTVSFLPEVRSHFTSIAILLTALLGLWHIYDAYLLRTYAKSTFRTPESLKDFMRRMGEKNLLLLSFLAGSMFSLVKAPCIGAIYLSILSMLAIKTDIVRGIAYLGIYNFGLLLPLMCLGLLLAFGLSPKKVTEFREKRRVEIRLTTGLILLILALLMQLRIL, from the coding sequence ATGAAAAAGCGATCTGTGTGCCTGCTGCCTGTAACTAAAGGAACTCTTGTGTTCATATCTCTTTTTTTGTTGCTGAGCCCTGTTTCCGGTTTGACTATATCAGCTGCAAACAGATCAAATGGCTATTTTTACGGAAATGTAAACACAATAGAAGTTCTCCTGCTGGAAACCCTCGAAACTCCGGCTTTGCTTTTCACCCCGGAATCCTTAGATCTTCTCACAGGAAGCAGAGAAAACAAAAATAAAAACCTGGAAAAAATAAGCCCCTTCTTAATCCTGGCTGCAGGCATCCTTGCCGGTTTTAATCCCTGCCTGCTTGCAGTAATGGCTTTCTTGGCTTCTGTCACCTTTGCCCAGCAAGGTGGAAGAAAAGAGATGCTCAAAATCACCCTGGGCTTTTCTACAGGAATTTTCACCATGTATATGTTTGCAGGGATAGGCATTTTGAGTACTGTCAGTTTCCTGCCTGAAGTCCGGAGTCATTTTACGTCAATTGCAATCCTGCTGACTGCCCTGCTGGGTCTCTGGCACATTTATGACGCTTACTTGTTGAGAACATATGCGAAATCGACTTTCAGGACTCCGGAATCCCTAAAGGACTTTATGAGAAGGATGGGTGAAAAAAATCTATTGCTTCTGTCCTTCCTTGCAGGAAGCATGTTCTCCCTGGTCAAAGCTCCCTGCATCGGAGCAATCTATCTCTCAATTCTGAGTATGCTGGCAATAAAAACCGATATCGTAAGAGGAATAGCATACCTGGGAATATACAACTTTGGACTTCTACTGCCTTTAATGTGTCTTGGTCTTTTACTGGCCTTCGGGCTTAGCCCTAAAAAAGTTACGGAGTTCAGAGAAAAAAGAAGAGTGGAGATAAGGTTGACAACAGGGCTGATACTGCTTATCCTTGCCCTGCTGATGCAGCTCAGGATACTCTGA
- a CDS encoding uroporphyrinogen-III synthase: MTEESNTIKIPVLAIMRPESYREKSEIIARDCGFEPIYAPMIKLESIKDEGFEPFIQRVVDGTSDYVVFTSANGILFTLEKLTETEKENFITALKKTRVIAIGPNTEKELIKIGIEDSFLPADYSSAGIVEALCPEVKGKTVDLARSVFGAKVLIEGLEKCGATVYETHVYTLSIPEGAAQKELIERTLAGEVDAFAFTSSMMVKGFMRHAEQLGAGETIKETLSRAVVGAIGTPTGNTLKKHGVNADVIPDEFTFEALIKAMKKEL, encoded by the coding sequence ATGACTGAAGAATCAAACACAATAAAAATCCCCGTGCTTGCGATCATGAGGCCTGAAAGCTACAGGGAAAAATCCGAGATAATTGCCAGGGACTGCGGCTTTGAACCCATCTATGCTCCTATGATAAAGCTTGAAAGCATAAAAGACGAAGGATTCGAGCCCTTCATTCAGAGGGTTGTTGACGGAACTTCGGATTACGTTGTTTTTACGAGCGCAAACGGGATACTTTTCACACTGGAAAAACTCACGGAAACTGAGAAAGAAAACTTCATCACAGCCCTGAAAAAGACCAGGGTAATAGCAATCGGCCCGAACACGGAGAAAGAGCTTATAAAAATAGGGATTGAAGATTCTTTCCTGCCCGCAGATTACAGTTCCGCAGGAATTGTAGAAGCTCTCTGCCCAGAAGTAAAAGGAAAAACAGTTGACCTTGCAAGGAGCGTTTTTGGAGCCAAGGTTTTGATAGAAGGCCTTGAAAAGTGCGGAGCAACCGTATATGAGACTCATGTGTACACCCTCAGCATCCCCGAAGGTGCAGCCCAGAAAGAACTCATAGAACGTACCCTCGCAGGAGAAGTGGATGCCTTTGCCTTTACCAGCTCAATGATGGTCAAAGGCTTTATGAGGCATGCAGAACAGCTGGGAGCAGGAGAGACCATAAAAGAAACTCTCAGCAGGGCTGTTGTAGGCGCAATCGGGACTCCTACGGGAAATACCCTGAAAAAACATGGGGTCAATGCGGACGTAATCCCTGATGAGTTCACTTTCGAGGCTCTGATAAAGGCTATGAAAAAAGAGCTATGA
- the tnpA gene encoding IS200/IS605 family transposase: protein MTIQYKQDRKGHSVYSLHYHFVQCVKYRRKALTNPLVVDFLKTKIHNISETFDVEVLNIECDEDYFHLLFSAKPSLDIPKYINTIKTITSREIRKNFPEVKTMLWKDTFWSRSYFIASTGQVTLDILKQYVDNQGKYASDEEDQDQSN from the coding sequence ATGACTATACAATATAAACAGGATCGTAAGGGCCATTCTGTGTATTCACTCCATTATCATTTTGTTCAGTGTGTGAAATATAGGAGAAAAGCTCTAACGAACCCTTTAGTTGTTGATTTTCTAAAAACTAAAATCCATAACATAAGTGAAACATTCGATGTTGAAGTACTGAATATAGAGTGTGACGAAGACTATTTTCACTTATTATTTTCAGCAAAACCTTCGCTTGATATTCCAAAATATATCAACACCATAAAAACAATAACTTCAAGAGAGATTCGTAAAAACTTCCCTGAAGTAAAAACTATGTTATGGAAAGATACTTTCTGGTCAAGATCGTATTTTATCGCATCGACGGGGCAAGTAACCTTAGATATACTGAAGCAATATGTTGATAACCAGGGCAAATATGCATCTGACGAAGAAGATCAAGATCAATCCAACTGA
- the hisE gene encoding phosphoribosyl-ATP diphosphatase, with the protein MPEADLSILNRVYEIILDRKVNYDENSYVCKLLNHRKGMNKILEKVGEESIETILAVRNKDHKEIVLESSDLIFHLLVLLAANDVTLDEIAAELSARHEKMKRD; encoded by the coding sequence ATGCCGGAGGCTGACTTATCTATTTTAAACAGGGTGTATGAGATCATCCTGGATCGGAAAGTGAACTATGATGAAAACTCATATGTCTGCAAACTCCTGAATCACCGCAAGGGTATGAATAAAATCCTTGAGAAAGTAGGAGAGGAATCTATTGAAACTATCCTTGCAGTCAGGAACAAAGACCACAAAGAAATTGTCTTGGAGAGCTCGGATCTGATATTCCACCTGCTGGTGTTGCTTGCAGCAAACGACGTTACCCTTGATGAGATTGCAGCAGAGCTCAGTGCCAGGCACGAAAAAATGAAGAGGGACTGA
- a CDS encoding zinc ribbon domain-containing protein, with amino-acid sequence MPLWERTMKCDCGNVIDRDRNSAINIIKRFLSQNALWTGYQRFSDNLRQTGLQMDTCITANIQVT; translated from the coding sequence ATGCCTCTTTGGGAAAGAACTATGAAATGTGATTGTGGAAACGTTATTGATAGAGATAGAAATAGTGCTATCAACATCATTAAGCGGTTCTTATCACAGAATGCTTTGTGGACAGGCTATCAGAGGTTTTCTGATAATCTTCGACAAACAGGATTACAGATGGATACTTGCATAACTGCAAATATCCAGGTGACGTAA
- the cobA gene encoding uroporphyrinogen-III C-methyltransferase, which yields MSGNYGKVYLVGSGPGDPELLTLKARRLIDSAEVIIYDQLPGKVILGSMPESAEKIDVGKYAGNHTMTQSDINKVIVQKAKEGKMVVRLKGGDPYVFGRGGEEAEVLVAEGIEFEVVPGITSAIAVPAYAGIPVTHRESTSMVTFITGHEDPTKEDSGLDWETLAKFNGTIVIFMGVKMLRRNTEELMKHGKDPKTPVAVIEKGTRPDQRVTVGTLSDIADLAEERKVKAPAITVVGDVVNLHAILGEQITGKEF from the coding sequence ATGTCAGGAAATTACGGAAAAGTTTATCTTGTGGGTTCTGGTCCCGGCGACCCTGAACTTCTGACCCTTAAAGCCCGCCGGCTGATTGACAGTGCTGAAGTCATTATCTATGACCAGCTCCCGGGAAAGGTGATCCTGGGCTCAATGCCGGAAAGTGCAGAGAAAATAGATGTGGGAAAATACGCGGGCAACCATACCATGACCCAGTCTGATATCAATAAAGTTATTGTGCAGAAGGCAAAGGAAGGCAAGATGGTGGTCCGGTTAAAAGGAGGGGATCCCTACGTCTTCGGAAGGGGAGGAGAAGAAGCTGAGGTGCTTGTAGCAGAAGGCATAGAATTCGAAGTCGTGCCAGGGATAACCTCTGCAATTGCAGTGCCCGCATATGCCGGAATTCCCGTAACCCACCGGGAGAGCACGTCGATGGTCACCTTCATAACAGGACACGAGGACCCCACAAAGGAAGATAGCGGACTGGACTGGGAGACCCTGGCAAAGTTCAATGGGACCATTGTAATCTTTATGGGAGTAAAGATGCTCAGGCGAAATACTGAAGAGCTCATGAAGCACGGAAAGGACCCTAAAACCCCTGTTGCAGTCATAGAGAAAGGAACCCGACCTGACCAACGGGTAACCGTGGGAACCCTTTCAGATATCGCAGACCTGGCAGAAGAACGAAAAGTAAAGGCTCCTGCCATCACGGTAGTAGGAGACGTTGTCAACCTTCACGCGATTCTTGGCGAGCAGATCACAGGAAAGGAATTTTAA
- the ahbC gene encoding 12,18-didecarboxysiroheme deacetylase, with protein MIGISKLYCGTVEPSDALRYGRDSKRLPSHLLQFSKDKKPVVVWNMTRRCNLKCVHCYAQAKDMEFKDELSTEEGKALIDDLAAFGSPVMLFSGGEPTMRKDLPELAAYAREKGMRAVISTNGTLIDKPLAKKLKEVGLSYVGISLDGIRETNDRFRGMQGAFDAALRGLHNCQEEGIKVGLRFTINKQNVMDIPAIFDLLEEEKIPRICFYHLVYAGRGSKMVNEDLSLEESRQAVDLIAERTKALHEKGFPAEVLTVDNHCDGPYIYLKLLKENPERAAEVFELLSMNQGNSSGIGFGCVSWDGSVHADQFWRHYSFGNVRERPFSEIWTDLSDELMAGLKNRKPLIQVNADRCAHCKWFDICNGNFRVRAEAVYGNIWADDPACYLTKEEIGYDEA; from the coding sequence ATGATAGGCATTTCAAAACTTTACTGCGGAACCGTGGAACCTTCTGATGCCCTTCGCTATGGAAGGGATTCAAAGAGGCTTCCCTCTCACCTTCTGCAGTTTTCGAAAGATAAAAAACCGGTAGTGGTCTGGAACATGACCCGCCGCTGCAACCTGAAATGCGTCCACTGTTATGCCCAGGCAAAGGACATGGAGTTCAAAGATGAGCTTTCAACCGAGGAAGGAAAAGCCCTTATCGACGACCTTGCAGCTTTTGGCTCTCCTGTTATGCTCTTCTCCGGGGGCGAACCCACGATGCGAAAAGACCTGCCGGAGCTTGCAGCCTATGCCAGAGAAAAAGGGATGAGAGCCGTGATTTCAACAAACGGGACTCTTATAGATAAACCTCTTGCAAAAAAGTTAAAAGAGGTTGGGCTTTCTTACGTAGGAATCTCCCTTGACGGTATAAGAGAGACAAATGACAGGTTCAGGGGCATGCAGGGAGCATTCGATGCAGCTCTAAGGGGTCTGCATAACTGCCAGGAAGAAGGCATAAAAGTCGGACTCCGTTTTACCATCAACAAGCAGAACGTAATGGACATCCCTGCGATATTTGACCTCCTGGAAGAAGAAAAAATCCCCAGGATCTGCTTCTATCACCTTGTCTATGCAGGCAGAGGTTCGAAGATGGTGAATGAAGACCTTTCCCTCGAAGAATCAAGACAGGCTGTGGACCTGATTGCTGAGAGGACAAAGGCCCTCCACGAAAAAGGCTTCCCTGCGGAAGTCCTGACCGTGGACAACCACTGCGATGGCCCGTACATCTACCTGAAGCTACTAAAAGAAAATCCCGAAAGGGCAGCAGAAGTGTTTGAACTCCTTTCCATGAACCAGGGCAACTCCTCAGGAATAGGTTTCGGCTGCGTTTCCTGGGACGGCTCCGTGCACGCCGACCAGTTCTGGAGGCACTACTCCTTCGGAAACGTCCGCGAAAGACCTTTCAGCGAGATCTGGACAGACCTTTCTGATGAACTGATGGCCGGGCTCAAGAACCGGAAACCCCTTATCCAGGTTAATGCTGACCGCTGCGCCCACTGCAAATGGTTCGACATATGCAACGGAAACTTCCGAGTTCGAGCCGAAGCCGTGTACGGAAACATCTGGGCAGACGACCCTGCCTGCTACCTCACAAAAGAAGAAATCGGATACGACGAAGCCTGA